Sequence from the Caretta caretta isolate rCarCar2 chromosome 8, rCarCar1.hap1, whole genome shotgun sequence genome:
acaattaaaagaCTGTCCCTTCCTCAAAGAGTTGGCATAGCAGGCAGATCATGGGCATGGCCAGAATGCATAGCACTGGCTATTCTCTGCTTCCTAAGGCCCATAGATAGGCCATTAAAAGCCAAATGTAAGCTAAAGGagctctgaggctgctctaaatttaCACAGGAGACTTGGCAGGCCCCTGTATGGCCCCAAAGTTAATGTTACTTTCTAATTCTCCTTAGAGACATTAAAAAAAGCTTCCTGCTACAAGTGTTGGGCTAACTTAGCAGACATGGGCAGGCCCAAGTTACGACAAGCCAAGCCTGAACAAGTAACTATTGTGAATATATTTATAGTAAATAAGGGAGGGAGAAACTAACTAAACTCACGATTgtgggtattagagagacaaagtacatgaggtaaaatctttcattggacaaacttctggtgagagagacacacggTTTCTAactacagagctcttcctcaagtctgggaaaggtattcagtcTCTCAGGTAAATACAAGTTGAACAGAAAATTTAGCTTTAGTAGCAGCAAATATTTCAATTCTCACAATAACTGCCACAACACTGTGTTTTACTGATGACCAGATTGTAATTTGACCTTAAATATACTGCCACAATTTTTAATGGGAAATCTTAAATATTATTTTCACCTTCCATTTTCATGTAGCTCACTTTCATCTTTAGTTTACCcaatgttttttgtttaaattaacacATTTGTCTTTGCTAAATTCTAAGCCAgcagtgggtcaggaccccaaagtgggtcaagACCCCATTTTAAAGGGTTTGCCAggactggtgttagacttgctggggcctgaagcccaagccccaccgcctggggccaaagcccaaaggcttcagccatGGTGACTCAGGCTTCAACTTCATCCCTCATTGGtcgggctcaggttacaggccccctgctggGGTGGCAGGTCttggcgggctcaggcttcagttccccctcctggggtcatgtagtaatctGTTGTCAGTAGGGGGCTGtggtgaagtttgagaacccctgttctaagcTATAAATATCCAGAGCATATATTCTTAATGTTTTCCAACACCActtaactgaaaagaaaaaaaaaaaataatcaaatgtaaCTGGACAAGTCTATTTAAACAACTTTAGTTTTTACTTCTCTTTttactgtagcattttaaaatgtacacagtCACAACTGCAACAGAGTCTACAATCTTATTAgcctgttgctttttaaaaaaatgttttttcagccGTCTGCTGGGGCTTTAAACAGGAAAAGGCTCCTGAATTCTCAGCATGGGATAATCTGCAGATATCAAAGACTGTCACATGCTCCCTCAAGGAAACAGATATGCTAAGTAGCATTACCCTGTTCATACTCATGTACTACCTGCAttggtttaattttttattatataGAACATAAAGCCTTTTGCAAACCTGTAAACCTTGAATTTCAACctaaaatgtacatttaaatgAACTTGCCATATCTCCTGGTCTGTCTGCAAATCCTCCAGTCTCCTCATCCTGGCAAGCCAAGATAAAGCAGCGCAATTTCTCTCTGTCAATCCAATGTAGTCTACCAATTATCTTCAGGGATGCTAACACCCACCATGAATAACATACATCTGGTAACTGGCAAATAAATATACGagtattactttttttaaatacatgcgTTGCAGTAGTAACACTAGGTTTCGTGAAACCACTAGCCACATCATCAAAACATCACTGAGTGGAGTACAACTCTGGAGCATTGTTTCTTGGGCAGAGAACAGAGTTCCAACACCCAGCTTATTCACAGAtggcccttcctcctcctcctgtcccccagcaGCAGAATCACAAGTGTTCTGCTGCTTTTGAAACCTTGAGAGTCTCTTTGGCAGCATTTTGGCTCTGAAGAAGACAGCCATGAAAATACCATGTAAACGAGGAAGAGGGACAAGAGACTTTGAGGACAGTATCAACTaataatttaaacaacaaaaaaatcttaagTTTGAAAGCATTTGTCTGCTGCATCCATTAAGAAAACTAGTGCTAAGAAGTCTCCACTTGCAAGTCAGTCATTCCGGATTACATTATTCAATTGTTGGACACATACAATAGAGTCCCACAAAAATTATAAATCCAACAAAGTATTTTTCTCATTACTTTACGAATGAACATTTATAAATCCCGTAGTACACAGCATTCCTAAAACATCACAATATatccaggccctgattcagcaagatatttTGAGGCCTTAAACTATGCTGAGAACATTGCATCTTCTTAAACAGGGGCCTATACTGGATGATACAGCAAAGGAATCAAGATTAAGAgtaaaaacatttgaaaagtttTGCAACAGCATTTGAGAGGAAGTCCATGATATTTTCCAGGaattagaaaaatatttctgCTTCTACACtaagagttttatttttttaaaaaaagcgaaCCAAATACCTTCTCTGGCCTTCCATTGAGACCTCCAGAGGGTAACTGACGTTCACAAAGCCACCAGCCCAGCAAGTCAGCATTTATTTGGTGCAACTGGCCTGTTATAGCCAGAAATCCTGTGCAACAATAGATCTAAAATTACAGACATAAAGTTCATGTGTATTTAAGAACTAAAAGTAGCATGTAATAAGACTAAATGTAGGAAGATCACAAAGCAGGATTCCATTATTTCACATCATGCTAATAGTTAAAATAAGCAAGTTAGAAAATTAAGTGTTCAGTTTACAAAGTGAACATACTACTCCActgttatgattttttaaatcttatcAGAAGATAACATTTTTACTAATGTACTCTAGTTGTCATTAAAAGCAAAATGTAATTTGTAGAGTCCTGAAAGATCAGACTGAACATTAAGGTATTTTCTTAATGTATGCAGGACCTTACAGGAGACtcagaataaaaaaaacctattttgaGGCGGACTGTATAACGTTCAGTTGCATGTTTCATAAATAAGTTTCTCTATATTGAGtagtttttatattttcatttaaacaaataaatcctTCCAGATTATGATGCTCAGAACAATTATGGAAAACGAACAGCTGATTATTGTGATTAAATCTATACTGAAATAGTACTAAAATGTGTTAAAGTTAACTTCTATCAACTGGAGGTTCGGAGTAAGTGTTGGTATCAACTTAATCCAAAGTTAAGTTACATGTAAAGTTTCTAGAGGAAGTCATACAGGTCATCTTCCTTGGCATTTATCCATTCTTAATGATATCTTAATTCTTAATGAGCTCTAGTTGTACCCCTTCACCTTACCTCCAGCTAGCCTGTCACCTTAAAAGAAATTCCACCAGCACCATCAAGAAGTTAACCAAGTTACCTCTGCAACATATCAGACTTTACCGTAGATTCCACTCTTACCTTTTATTCTAAATTCCACCTGAACTATAATTAGGCCAAACAAGTATTTTTGCTACCAGAAGGTAAGACATTTGAACAATATGCAAGCCAGTAAATTACAAAAGTTCTGATATGCTTATTCTAACAGAGAAAAAGTAGATGATTTCAAAATTGTGCTCTAATCATATTAGAACATTTGAGATATTTCCTCCCTAACAAATCTGAATGTTAACTCCTTTTTGAACCGCTGCATACTGGTCTTTCTTTTGGAacttttttaattacatttttaactcATCCCTGTGAAGtttgaaacaaaaattcacaCCACTATACAAAATTGTGGTTCTGATATGGATTTTTACAGACAAAATTCAGCTTCTAGGCCTCTTAACAGATGAATTCTGTACTTGTGTCATTTAATGGAATAGTTCTTTACACACATTTAGGAACTGAAAAATGCTTCAGTCTGCATTGCCGACAGGTTTTAAAAACAAtgataaaaagtaaatatttgaTACTTAAGAATTTCttgctaatttaaaatatttcagtgtgaAAGCAACAACACTTACCTGCCCTGCATGTGATTCAGAACCTGGTCTGCAACCAAATCCTCCATCAAAGTTCATACAGGACAAAACAAATTCGACTGCTTTTTCCACATCAACAACATCAAGCTTCCCCTGCAAGTCAGAAAAGTCCTTTTAACATTTTATACTACCACCAAGTAAATTAAGTACACCTACTGTAGCATCATTTGTCTGCCATCCACAGAAAACTGTTACATATTTGTATCTAATAGCCACCCTATTGCAGAACTTACCAAAAGAGCTAGTGTTGCTGCAGCACAGAAAGAGAACCTTGTATCTATTTCTCCTacaaagggggagaaaaaaatagtATAACTACAgagaactatatatatatatatttttacaggcACACAGAGAATGCATGCTATTAAAAAGCGTACAGTAAGTCACTAAACATGGGTGTTTCCCTGATTAAATAGAAAACACTCCAATACTTTACACCAATATTTTCCTCCACCAGCCAATACATTCACATTATTTCCCAATAGGATAACACTaaacaaatataaagtgatcGGTATGTAACCATGAATTAATAATCCTTTGATCACTTTGTGGTTGCCAGATAAATATCCAGGTTTACCTCAGTTAAAAGTAATTTGTAAATAtgctatttatttttcagtttctaaAAAGCACCCACTGCACAGTCTGTGCACTGAATGGAAAGAGAACTGGTTAAACCATGTCAACACAGAGACTCATTCACCAGTAAATTACCCACATTACCCACTCTCAGCTCTTCAACATCATAATCTGAACGCCACAAAGACTCAGAACTTTGGACAAAGCAAGTTAAAGAGCAGTGTACCCTCAAGAATACACCAATACCAGGCTCCACAATGCTcaaggtcctcagctggtgtgaagaCACAGATCAAGAAAGGTCTCTTAGGcaaggtctacactagaaacttgcaAGTACAGTTTCATCAGTTAGAGGAATGATTTTTATGACATTTCTATAGTGGCAAAAAAGCCCTAGTGTAAATATTTATATCAGCAATGGGCAAACTTTTCGGCccaagagccacatctgggtatggaaattgtatggcgggccatgaatgctcatgaaattgggggttggggtccaggagcgggtgagggctctggggtggggccagaaatgagtagttcagagtgtgggaggggtcttCCGACTGGAGcagaaggttggggtgggggggtgagggcttcagctggggatgcgggcaatgggctggggatgaggggttcggagtgcagaagggtgctctgggctgggaccgaggggctcAGAGGGCAGAAGGGGAATCAGGactagggcagagggttaggcTGCAGGCGAGGGTCAAGGTGCAGACTCCGgttggcacttacctcaagcagctcccggaagcagcggcacgtCCCCCCTTCCGGCTCCTACGCAGTGGTGCGGCCAGACAGCGCCGCactctgccccatctgcaggcaccgcctcTGCAGCACCCACTGgccactgttcctggccaatggcagctgcaggggtggcgcttggggcaggcggcagcatgtggagctctctgcctgcccctacaagagctggaggggggacatgctgccgtttccaggagccgtgcagagtggggcaagccccagaccccgctccccagcaggagttcaagggctggattaaaacgtctgaagggccggatgtggccccccgggccatagtttgctcgcTCCTGAgttatattgtttaaaaaaaggtgTGTGTTATTTTGCTAAGGGAACCAAccattataccagcaaaagctgTGCATACATTAGGAGGGGTTGCTGTATCAGTAATCCTTTTCCCAGCGTAGATTAGACCTCAGTAATTAGAACTCAAATCAACACTTTAAATTGTACCCCAGATACAAATAGAGAATGAGTGCAGTTTTTCAGAACTGGTATAATATCCTCCTTGTAGCTCCTATCACCAATCAAGCAGGTAACCACATTCTGTATTAGCATTAGCTCCTGAATTTTCCTCAACGGTAGCCTCATTTAGAATGCATTTCAGTAATCCAATCTGATAAATACTAACAAGAATATAAATTGTCATATCCTTGCCTGTGTATTTTATTACTATATTATGACAAACTGGTTCAATGTAAAAGTTGGTCATACATATTCAGCACCATTTTAATACCAACACATAGCTTGTCAACCACAAACTGATGCTTATGGATTTACATATGTTGAAATACCTTGATCGTTTCATTTTATtaactgaaaaatgaaacaatggtTTTGTTGTAACTGATATTCAACAGGATACAAcattgaaatattaaaatatattttatataaaataaatattttaaaatgtcaacagaAGAAAAAGTGAACAAACATACcgtttaaaaaatcaaaatcaaagcaGATCAATATTTTTAGAAGCTGTGACTGCAGACGCAGATTTGTGTCATTGCTATGCAGAGATAGTTCCTTTTACAAGCAACAGACATACCACAACTTAGAATCACTAGATAGTAAACTCAAAGATTAATATCTGATACAAATTACACTGAAATGAGAAGGCACCCTCCATCACAAGCTCTAACAAGTTTTGAGCTTTCAGAAACTTCTATGAAGGCTGTTCAATTTTTGTTATTTAATTCCATTTTTCTATAAGTTTAGGGTCATCTAGAAAAGCAATGACATGTGACTGGCTCCTTTTTACACACGGAGGGAAATAAATGCAGTTCATGCACAATACACAGTGAAAAAACATGCAGGGCAACTTAATCTTAACTGCTTCATTATATGAAATATGTAACTCATCAATGAGATTTTGAAGACGTAAGTTACCCCATTTGTCTCCAGCAAACGATCCATCTTCTTTTTGCAGGCTCTTTACATAGTCAACAATTTTATTTACATCAACAACATGGAGACTATCATATAAGGTAAGAatctgcaaaacaaaaataactcaAATCAATTACTAGAAGGATAAAGTTTCCTAGAATTTACCAGAGAACCAGAGCCCtagttttcttaaaacaaaacacagaatttAATTTTATCGATGAACATAAATCACTAAAACTTTTCACTACCATGAAAGCTTCAGCTAACTACAACCTACCCAACATTACAAGCTTGATtccataaaattttaaaattcccaAATTAAGATGAAGATTTCCATGCATGGTCTCAACACAATCTCTTTCTCCActttaaagttttaaaacagTCATTTAAGTTAGGCTAGCATCATGGAACATGGTATTGATTTATTACAGTCTGATTATGGTTGAATTTTGTTAGGAGATAAGGATGTTTTGGGCTTGTAGTAGTATGTATACCTAAGTAATGGAAAGGTGCAGAAAGCTTTTGGATAGGTGCatttttacaaatacagattaaaaaaaatcacaatttgagTTTAAAAGTATAGACTAGTCCTCAATAAGCAGCACATGCCTGGTAATAGTGAGAAGAATTTTAAGTTATGAACAATTTAGTTAAATCATATTATAGGAAGTAATTCAGTTGACTCTGCTCAAAAAAGCTCTTGGAAAAACCTCTATGGAGTGAATTATAAGGGGATGGTGGAGAGGagaatttcaacaaaattttgaaaaatttcacccaggtcTAAGTTCTCTTTATCTGCTGATTGCAATTTAAGTCCTATGGAGTTGCAGAAAACAAATTGAGCAATTCCCTAATTCCAGCCACAGTGTTTGGAGTAATCTATATTTTGCAGTTTACAGAGTGTTGCATAATACTCCAGTGTTGCAATAtgcttttttaaattgaaaaacaaacataTTAACATTGCCATATTGTGTTCTAATAAAGTTGCAGGACAGGAAAAGCAGAAATTAAGATTCTTGTGGCAACTTGCACTTATTATTTTGGATTAGCAGTTTAGAATTCTTAATGTATAATATAAATGAATACAGTATGTGCAAGGTGGGTTAGTTTAGCATTGCTAAAAGAACCTTAGATTCGCATTTCCtgactttattttaaatttgtaactTAAATTTTCAGTTTAGATTTTTATATTTAGGCTGCAATCTATTGTGGTTTTATTACCTTATAGTAACATCAATATTAAGCATAAGGAGTTTAAGAAAATCAGAAGGACCTCAAGACTTATTCCCTCTCTATACTGGGCTGGGAACCCTATGTACATATCTTTTGGCTGGCCAGCGTGGATAGACCCAAACTTGGTCCAGAATGTGTGGTAACTGATTAAGACACTGAGAATAATTTATGACGAGCAGAAGTGTGGCTCTATACCCACAATAGCTGGGACTCACTCAACCTAAAAAAAGAGTGGGCACAGCAATTTCCTCAGGTCTCAGAGTAATTCTAGAGCTAAAGTGTGATAATCATCAACTTTAGATTCAGGTAATACATGCCAAGACTCATCACTGACCTGCGATACTCCTGGGCCCCATCTCTCAGTACCAGACACATCTACTCTATTTCATGCTATTCAAGGATTACAACCCACAACACTTCTTCCCTAGAAAATGATTTATGAtacaagagtttttaaaatgccatttagATACATGTGGTCCCAGCTTGTCTATAAATCTATAAGTTGAACAATTTTTCTAATGAACAAATCCGGCTCAGATAAAGCATTTCAATGTGACAGCAGAAAAATGAAATACCTTGGTGGTACCTAGAACAGtcaaattaatttattaaatCAAGCAGTTTTCACTTACTTccaatattttcttttctatatATTTACCTGGACAGCACTTAGGGTATATAAAAGGTGAGGATCGTGACCTATACTGGCACTTATTCCACCGCACTCATGTTGACATGATTTGATGAAGGCTAGAATTTCTTCTTTGGTCATTCGTTGCAGCTGTCCCATGAGATCCATTACTGTCAGTCCCCAGTAGACACCGCTCATCCTCAAATATTCCGACATACAGTACTCCTAAGTAGCACAGAATTTTAGTTCTTAAGCAGACAAAGACATATAAACAAGCAGAGCCCTGCTCGGATACAAAAATTTGGATCCGCATCCGATCTGCAAAGATGGTAAACAATACAACTGCATCCGCAGATGCATAtatcctatatatatatagaaagcGGGTATCTGTGGTTTTGCAGGGCTCTGTAAACAAGTGGAGATTGTATTTTTTTGTATAATGCTGCAATTTTGTAAGTTAGACTAAGTTCTCTGAACTAGAGATCTAGCCATTACCAAATCCTCCCCATCCAACCAACAAGCCAAGTTGTACTTTATTTTAAGTTGTTTACTtatgaaagacaagctttctaAGATGGCTAAGATGCTGCAACTGATTCAGTGAATTTCTGCCTTTTACTTAATTTTTCCATCTTAGATGGCTGAGGCATAAGGTCAAGTTACTTGCCCATATTTATGCAGCAGGACAGTAGCTCAGACCAGATCGTAAGTTACAATCTTCTTGGCTCTGGTCCTTTGCTCAAGTCCTTTGCTTAAATGGTCCCCTCAAAATAACAGCCTAACATTCAGTTAATTACCTAATTGCTATTTGCCAAAATTGAAGCAAAGCAATTTAGAGCagtaacaggaagaaaaaaaacctaaTTTATTGTAGCTTAATATATTGTTATAAATCTTTCTTGATCAGCATTACCTATGATTTTTCATACTGTATTGTAATATTCCATAGTAATTTATGTATTTTCTTGCTACAGGTGAGCAGGAGAGCGAGACCATACACATGGCATAAGAGAAGGAAGGTTTCAGTCAGAGGCACCACACTTTAAAACGTAATTGAGGCCATCTTGTTGGGAGACCTGTCGTATTTAAAcatctaattttatttttctgtatgtTTTCTCTGTGTAGCCTtatgaatataaaatatatacagaTATTCATAATTGGTTTAAAAACCCCCAAGCACGACTGCTACAGACTACTCTGGAAAAAGGTACTAACTGACTAGAATGTCCAATTCGCTTAGTTTGTAATTCTATTAAAACGTAGCTGAACAGTACTACTATGAGCAGAATATAAGAGAttaatttaataaagaattatacATTCTATGTCCAGCTGAAGTCATAAACCTGCCCAATATTGTAATACACATCACATGGCTAAACTAACGATGtgtcattttttattaaaacGCTGCTCCCAGAACTGACCCTATAACATGTCAAGTTATGCCTCCAGCATATTGAGGATTTTTAAAGGCTATCTGTATTTGAAAGGATTTGTAAGTACTCATTctcaagacaggtttcagagtagcagccggtttagtctgtatttgcaaaaagaaaaggagtacttgtggcactttagagactaacaaaagcttatgctcaaa
This genomic interval carries:
- the RABGGTB gene encoding geranylgeranyl transferase type-2 subunit beta isoform X2, coding for MGTPQKDVVIKPDAPSTLFLEKHADYIASYGAKKDDYEYCMSEYLRMSGVYWGLTVMDLMGQLQRMTKEEILAFIKSCQHECGGISASIGHDPHLLYTLSAVQILTLYDSLHVVDVNKIVDYVKSLQKEDGSFAGDKWGEIDTRFSFCAAATLALLGKLDVVDVEKAVEFVLSCMNFDGGFGCRPGSESHAGQIYCCTGFLAITGQLHQINADLLGWWLCERQLPSGGLNGRPEKLPDVCYSWWVLASLKIIGRLHWIDREKLRCFILACQDEETGGFADRPGDMLSGVGKH
- the RABGGTB gene encoding geranylgeranyl transferase type-2 subunit beta isoform X1; the encoded protein is MGTPQKDVVIKPDAPSTLFLEKHADYIASYGAKKDDYEYCMSEYLRMSGVYWGLTVMDLMGQLQRMTKEEILAFIKSCQHECGGISASIGHDPHLLYTLSAVQILTLYDSLHVVDVNKIVDYVKSLQKEDGSFAGDKWGEIDTRFSFCAAATLALLGKLDVVDVEKAVEFVLSCMNFDGGFGCRPGSESHAGQIYCCTGFLAITGQLHQINADLLGWWLCERQLPSGGLNGRPEKLPDVCYSWWVLASLKIIGRLHWIDREKLRCFILACQDEETGGFADRPGDMVDPFHTLFGIAGLSLLGDEQIKPVSPVFCMPEDILQRINVQPELVS
- the RABGGTB gene encoding geranylgeranyl transferase type-2 subunit beta isoform X3 → MSEYLRMSGVYWGLTVMDLMGQLQRMTKEEILAFIKSCQHECGGISASIGHDPHLLYTLSAVQILTLYDSLHVVDVNKIVDYVKSLQKEDGSFAGDKWGEIDTRFSFCAAATLALLGKLDVVDVEKAVEFVLSCMNFDGGFGCRPGSESHAGQIYCCTGFLAITGQLHQINADLLGWWLCERQLPSGGLNGRPEKLPDVCYSWWVLASLKIIGRLHWIDREKLRCFILACQDEETGGFADRPGDMVDPFHTLFGIAGLSLLGDEQIKPVSPVFCMPEDILQRINVQPELVS